The following proteins are co-located in the Gavia stellata isolate bGavSte3 chromosome 36, bGavSte3.hap2, whole genome shotgun sequence genome:
- the SPATS2 gene encoding spermatogenesis-associated serine-rich protein 2: MSKKQNTKDPSGFIFDVQSNTVMAQGGTFENMKEKISAVRAIVPNRSNNEIVLVLQHFDNCVDKTVQAFMEGNASEVLKEWTVTGKKKNKKKKTKPKPQAESSPGLPDPSKLVSTEEEQSANSEKGGINGFHVNGCAHDTESVDSLSEGLDALSIDARELEDCESAAPDMPDRTVPELENGIADFDTKSLIMHHSQSPSSLRQRPEQRSASRSLSRSTASNLTPASLSVTRLEDVPVSPANKKLGSNIDKSVKDLQRCTVSLARYRVVVKEEMDASIKKMKQVFAELQSSLMDREVALLAEMDKVKAEAMEILVSRQKKAEALKKMTDVAVRMSEEQLVELRADIKHFVSERKYDEDLGRVARFTCDLEALKKSIASFGQVSHPKNSYSTRSRCSSGAAASLSRPSETSAPSAPACASASAASLTAASKKPSAEAAVGNAASRPPQPSREVLQGSRRAGAGPRAQGQRHIGPPVPGRHNNGHRHRNGPGQAYGRRQTSPPAAASPGQTQPTGASASPQPGPPLSGTEPPALPQRRPRAARQEGAKS, encoded by the exons ATCCGTCTGGGTTTATTTTTGATGTGCAGTCCAATACTGTGATGGCCCAAGGAGGAACCTTTGAAAACATGAAGGAGAAG ATCAGCGCAGTGCGTGCAATAGTCCCCAACAGGAGCAACAATGAGATTGTCCTTGTGCTGCAGCATTTTGACAACTGTGTGGACAAAACAGTGCAAGCCTTTATGGAAG GCAATGCCAGCGAAGTACTGAAAGAATGGACTgtaacaggcaaaaaaaag aacaagaagaagaaaaccaaaccgaaacCGCAAGCTGAATCGAGCCCTGGCCTCCCAGACCCCAGTAAATTGGTGTCCACTGAAGAGGAGCAGTCGGCAAACTCGGAGAAGGGTGGAATTAACGGTTTCCATGTCAACGGCTGTGCCCACGACACGGAGTCTGTGGACTCGCTCAGTGAAGGTTTGGATGCACTTTCAATTGATGCCAGAGAGCTGGAGGATTGCGAGTCTGCGGCACCAGACATGCCTGATAGAACAG TGCCTGAACTAGAGAATGGAATAGCAGACTTTGACACAAAATCGCTCATCATGCATCATTCCCAGAGCCCTTCGTCTCTTAGACAGCGGCCTGAGCAGAGGAGCGCTAGCAGGTCTCTGTCCAGATCAACAGCGAGCAATTTAACTCCCGCATCCCTGTCTGTAACGCGGCTGGAAGATGTTCCTGTTTCACCTGCAAACAAGAAGCTAG GTTCTAATATTGACAAATCAGTGAAGGATCTCCAGCGCTGCACCGTTTCACTGGCTCGGTACCGGGTTGTGGTGAAGGAGGAAATGGATGCTTCCATTAAGAAGATGAAGCAGGTCTTTGCTGAACTGCAGAGTAG ccttATGGATCGGGAGGTGGCGTTGCTGGCCGAAATGGACAAAGTGAAAGCAGAAGCAA TGGAAATTCTGGTCAGCCGCCAGAAGAAGGCAGAAGCCCTGAAGAAGATGACTGATGTGGCGGTGCGAATGTCGGAGGAGCAGCTGGTCGAGCTCAGAGCCGACATAAAG CATTTTGTGAGCGAACGGAAATACGACGAGGACCTGGGCAGGGTGGCGCGGTTCACCTGCGACCTGGAGGCGCTGAAGAAGAGCATCGCCTCCTTCGGCCAAG TTTCCCATCCAAAGAACAGCTACTCCACCCGATCGCGGTGCAGCTCTGGCGCAGCCGCATCCCTGAGCCGTCCCAGCGAGACCTCCGCTCCCTCAGCCCCCGCATGtgcctctgcctctgctgccagccttACTGCGGCGAGCAAGAAGCCCTCGGCGGAGGCGGCCGTGGGGAATGCCGCCAGCCGCCCTCCCCAGCCTTCGCGAGAG GTGTTgcaggggagcaggagagcaggagcgGGGCCCAGGGCCCAGGGCCAGCGCCACATCGGCCCCCCCGTCCCCGGCCGCCACAACAACGGCCACCGCCACAGGAACGGGCCGGGCCAGGCCTACGGCCGGCGGCAGAcctccccgccggcggccgccaGCCCTGGCCAGACTCAGCCCACGGGTGCCAGCGCCTCGCCGCAGCCTGGCCCCCCTCTCTCCGGCACGGAGCCGCCGGCGCTGCCGCAGCGCAGGCCCCGAGCCGCTCGGCAGGAGGGAGCGAAGTCCTGA